Proteins co-encoded in one Actinobacillus succinogenes 130Z genomic window:
- the thrB gene encoding homoserine kinase, which produces MSLRIYAPASSANVSVGFDTLGAAISPIDGSLLGDVVQIDEIAGGFELESVGYFVRKLPKEPQKNIVYQAYVLFSERLKLRGVNVKPLRLTLEKNMPIGSGLGSSACSIVAALVALNQFHDEPFSKMELLEMMGELEGRISDSIHYDNVAPCYLGGLQLMVESLGNISQTLPFFDNWYWVLAYPGIEVSTAEARAILPKSYTRKDVIDHGRHLGSFVHACHTRQEALAAMMMQDVIAEPYRAALLPNFAEVKQATRDLGALACGISGSGPTMFAIAPDLQTATKVAKYLEDHYLQNNEGFVHICKVDNQGARTLG; this is translated from the coding sequence AGCGCCAATGTCAGTGTCGGCTTCGATACCCTGGGCGCAGCGATTTCGCCTATCGACGGTTCACTATTGGGCGATGTGGTGCAAATCGACGAAATCGCCGGCGGTTTTGAATTGGAAAGTGTCGGGTATTTCGTACGCAAATTGCCGAAAGAACCGCAAAAAAATATCGTATATCAGGCATACGTATTATTCAGCGAACGGTTGAAATTACGCGGCGTAAATGTCAAACCGTTACGCCTGACGCTGGAAAAAAATATGCCTATCGGTTCGGGTTTGGGTTCCAGTGCCTGTTCCATCGTGGCGGCATTAGTGGCGTTAAATCAATTCCACGACGAGCCTTTTTCCAAAATGGAATTGCTGGAAATGATGGGCGAGCTGGAAGGACGAATTTCCGATTCCATTCATTACGATAACGTGGCGCCCTGTTATTTGGGCGGTTTGCAGTTAATGGTGGAAAGTCTCGGTAATATCAGTCAGACTTTGCCGTTTTTTGACAATTGGTATTGGGTGTTGGCGTATCCGGGCATTGAAGTGTCCACCGCCGAAGCGCGCGCCATTCTGCCGAAAAGTTATACCCGCAAAGATGTAATCGATCACGGTCGCCATCTGGGCAGTTTCGTGCACGCCTGTCATACCCGTCAGGAAGCCTTGGCCGCTATGATGATGCAGGATGTCATTGCCGAACCGTACCGCGCCGCGTTGTTGCCGAATTTCGCCGAAGTGAAACAGGCGACACGGGATCTCGGCGCCCTGGCATGCGGCATTTCCGGTTCCGGTCCGACTATGTTCGCCATCGCGCCGGATTTGCAAACGGCAACTAAAGTAGCAAAATATCTGGAAGATCATTACCTGCAAAATAACGAAGGCTTCGTACATATTTGCAAGGTGGATAATCAAGGTGCGCGCACATTAGGTTAA
- the thrC gene encoding threonine synthase has protein sequence MNLYNIKHPEERVNFAQAVRQGLGKDQGLFFPEVIPQLDNVDALLDLPLVERSQKILGAVIGDEIPTEKLNAMVKNAFTFPAPLAKVNENIYALELFHGPTLAFKDFGARFMAQALATVRGDGKITILTATSGDTGAAVAHAFYGLENINVVILYPKGKISPLQEKLFCTLGGNIRTVAVNSDFDACQALVKQAFDDEALRQAIGLNSANSINISRLLAQICYYFEAVAQLPKEKRKDIVVSVPSGNFGNLTAGLIAKTLGLPIKRFIASTNANDTVPRYLADGKWEPHATVATLSNAMDVSRPNNWPRVEELFKRNGWNLKELASAGLNDAETEAALKAEYAEGYLCEPHGAIAYQALKDQLQAGETGIFLCTAHPAKFKESVERILNIELPLPEALDKHNKLPLLSDEMEPDFAALRAYLLK, from the coding sequence ATGAATCTATACAACATCAAACACCCTGAAGAACGCGTGAATTTCGCCCAAGCGGTGCGTCAGGGGCTGGGCAAAGACCAGGGCTTGTTTTTTCCCGAAGTGATTCCGCAATTAGACAACGTTGACGCTTTATTGGATCTCCCGTTGGTGGAACGCAGTCAGAAAATTTTAGGCGCCGTTATCGGTGACGAAATCCCGACGGAAAAATTAAACGCCATGGTGAAGAATGCTTTTACTTTCCCGGCACCGCTGGCGAAAGTGAATGAAAATATTTACGCTTTGGAATTATTCCACGGACCGACACTGGCGTTCAAAGATTTCGGCGCTCGCTTTATGGCGCAGGCTTTAGCCACGGTGCGCGGCGACGGTAAAATTACTATTTTGACGGCGACTTCGGGCGATACCGGCGCGGCGGTCGCGCATGCTTTCTACGGATTGGAAAATATTAACGTAGTGATTTTGTATCCGAAAGGCAAAATCAGCCCGTTACAGGAAAAATTATTCTGCACGCTCGGCGGGAATATTCGTACCGTTGCCGTGAATTCGGATTTCGACGCCTGTCAGGCATTAGTGAAACAAGCCTTTGACGACGAAGCGTTACGGCAAGCAATCGGTTTGAATTCCGCCAATTCTATTAACATCAGCCGTTTATTGGCGCAAATTTGTTATTATTTTGAAGCGGTCGCTCAATTACCGAAAGAAAAACGCAAAGACATCGTAGTGTCCGTGCCAAGCGGTAATTTCGGCAACTTAACCGCCGGTTTAATTGCGAAAACTTTAGGGCTGCCGATTAAGCGTTTTATCGCCTCTACCAATGCCAACGACACCGTGCCGCGTTATTTAGCCGACGGTAAGTGGGAACCCCATGCAACGGTCGCCACTCTGTCCAACGCTATGGACGTCAGCCGTCCCAACAATTGGCCGCGTGTGGAAGAATTGTTCAAGCGCAACGGTTGGAATTTGAAAGAGTTGGCTTCCGCCGGCTTGAACGATGCGGAAACGGAAGCCGCCTTAAAAGCGGAATATGCGGAAGGTTATCTGTGCGAACCGCACGGCGCCATTGCTTATCAAGCCTTGAAAGATCAACTTCAGGCGGGTGAAACGGGTATTTTTTTATGTACCGCCCATCCGGCGAAATTCAAAGAAAGCGTCGAACGCATTCTGAATATCGAATTGCCGTTACCGGAAGCCTTGGACAAACACAATAAATTACCGTTGCTTTCCGATGAAATGGAGCCGGATTTCGCCGCATTGCGCGCATATCTGCTGAAATAA
- the gss gene encoding bifunctional glutathionylspermidine amidase/synthase: MPDISPNIPTHDPFGSLLGYAPGGIAIYSSDYETADKQEYPDDAAFRSYVGREYMGYKWQCVEFARRYLYLNHGWVFTDVGMAYEIFALRFLRQVVNDAILPLQAFANGSQKKPEAGALLIWQDGGEFKHTGHVAIITEVLDNKIRIAEQNVLHSRLPSGQQWTRELPMTVDENGYLLHDTFDDTEILGWMIQTDDTSFSIPQPMPERDLLEIKANHIENHGQFDGKWLNENNDFEKAFATAMQGHCVSRTDQYRYFTISESAHQELIRATNELHLMYLHATDKVLKDDNLLKLFNIPKLLWPRLRLSWQNRRYQTISGRLDFCMDKNGLKVYEYNADSASCHAEAGDILNRWAVQAGLTAGKNPGADLRDVLADCWKHSQATPLVHIMQDNDLEEDYHALFMQKSLTQAGFATQIMHGTEGLHWDIRGNLLDDDDNQVRTVWKTWAWETVLEQLRADAGDSEVAPPIRTGYPEDKVRLIDVLLRPEVLVYEPLWTAIPSNKAILPVLWSLFPYHRYLLEADFELTDGLRKCGYARKPIGGRRGDNVQLIGENGEISDRTFGKFEAQTNIYQRLWCLPKAEEQYIQICTFTVGGHYGGSCLRSDPTRVIVGGSDMQPLRVISDKDFLK, encoded by the coding sequence ATGCCTGACATATCCCCCAATATTCCCACCCACGATCCTTTCGGCAGCCTGCTCGGTTATGCACCGGGCGGCATTGCGATTTACTCGTCGGATTATGAAACCGCAGATAAACAGGAATACCCGGATGACGCGGCGTTTCGCAGTTATGTGGGGCGGGAATATATGGGATACAAATGGCAGTGTGTGGAATTCGCCCGTCGCTATCTTTATCTCAATCACGGTTGGGTGTTTACGGATGTGGGCATGGCGTATGAAATTTTTGCTTTACGTTTTCTGCGTCAAGTGGTGAACGACGCTATTTTACCGTTACAGGCATTCGCCAACGGCAGTCAGAAAAAGCCCGAAGCCGGCGCATTATTGATTTGGCAGGACGGCGGCGAATTCAAACATACCGGACACGTAGCGATTATTACGGAAGTGTTGGATAACAAAATCCGCATTGCGGAACAAAACGTGTTGCATTCCCGCCTGCCGAGCGGTCAGCAATGGACGCGGGAATTGCCGATGACCGTCGATGAAAACGGTTATTTGCTGCATGATACTTTTGACGACACGGAAATCCTGGGCTGGATGATTCAAACGGACGACACGTCTTTCAGCATTCCGCAACCTATGCCGGAACGGGATTTACTGGAAATCAAAGCGAATCACATTGAAAATCACGGTCAATTCGACGGCAAATGGCTGAATGAAAATAACGATTTTGAAAAAGCCTTTGCCACGGCAATGCAAGGACATTGTGTCAGCCGCACCGATCAATACCGTTATTTCACGATTTCCGAATCCGCTCATCAGGAATTGATTCGCGCCACCAACGAACTGCATTTAATGTATTTGCATGCTACCGATAAAGTGCTGAAAGACGATAATCTCCTGAAACTGTTCAATATTCCGAAACTGTTGTGGCCGCGTTTGCGTTTATCCTGGCAAAACCGCCGTTACCAAACCATTAGCGGGCGATTGGATTTCTGTATGGATAAAAACGGCTTGAAAGTTTACGAATACAATGCGGACAGCGCTTCCTGCCACGCGGAAGCGGGCGATATTCTGAACCGATGGGCGGTTCAGGCGGGCTTAACCGCAGGCAAAAATCCGGGGGCGGATTTGCGCGATGTGCTGGCGGACTGCTGGAAACACAGTCAGGCGACACCATTGGTACATATCATGCAGGATAATGATTTAGAAGAAGATTATCATGCGCTGTTTATGCAAAAATCTTTGACGCAGGCGGGATTCGCCACCCAAATTATGCACGGCACGGAAGGGTTGCATTGGGATATACGCGGTAATTTGCTGGATGACGACGACAATCAGGTCCGTACGGTGTGGAAAACCTGGGCGTGGGAAACCGTGTTGGAACAATTACGTGCAGATGCCGGGGACAGCGAAGTGGCGCCGCCGATCCGCACGGGTTATCCGGAAGATAAAGTCCGCTTGATTGACGTATTGCTACGTCCGGAAGTGCTGGTATACGAACCGCTGTGGACGGCAATTCCGAGCAATAAAGCGATTCTGCCGGTACTGTGGTCGTTGTTTCCGTATCACCGTTATTTGCTGGAAGCGGATTTCGAACTGACGGACGGATTGCGAAAATGCGGCTATGCGCGAAAACCGATTGGCGGACGTCGCGGTGACAATGTACAGTTGATCGGCGAAAACGGCGAGATTTCCGACCGCACTTTCGGCAAATTTGAGGCGCAAACCAATATTTACCAACGGCTTTGGTGCCTGCCGAAAGCGGAAGAACAATATATCCAAATTTGTACTTTTACCGTAGGCGGGCATTACGGCGGCAGCTGTTTGCGTTCCGATCCGACGCGTGTTATTGTGGGCGGCAGCGATATGCAACCGCTTCGCGTAATTTCAGATAAGGATTTCTTAAAATGA
- a CDS encoding ArsC family reductase, translating to MMIVYGIKNCDTVKKALKWLTEHGIEYRLHDYRTEGLEPDFLARAEAQFGWQALVNKRSTTWRNLDENTKKTLDKPTALRVLTEHPTLIKRPIILQDDIALIGFDVKAYKQAFRL from the coding sequence ATGATGATAGTTTACGGTATTAAAAATTGCGACACCGTGAAAAAAGCCTTGAAATGGCTGACGGAACACGGTATCGAATACCGCTTGCACGATTACCGCACAGAGGGTTTGGAACCCGATTTTCTCGCGCGCGCCGAAGCACAATTCGGCTGGCAGGCGTTAGTGAATAAACGCAGCACCACGTGGCGAAATCTGGACGAAAACACGAAAAAAACACTGGATAAACCGACCGCACTTCGCGTGCTGACGGAGCACCCCACCTTAATTAAACGCCCGATTATTTTACAAGACGATATAGCGTTGATCGGGTTTGATGTGAAAGCTTATAAGCAAGCCTTCCGTCTATGA
- a CDS encoding REP-associated tyrosine transposase, giving the protein MSNYRRDFTEGAMYFFTIVLLDRKSTLLTDFIADFREAYREVQSYYPFETIAIVVLPDHFHIIMQLPEGDSHYSRRIGVIKTNFSRRIKNRTDKTASQLKKREKGIWQRRFWEHLIRDDLDLNNHMDYIYYNPVKHGYVTKVSDWQYSSFHRDVRRGIFDEDWGGDIGNEIFRFDFE; this is encoded by the coding sequence ATGTCTAACTATCGTCGTGATTTTACTGAAGGTGCAATGTATTTTTTTACGATAGTATTATTAGATCGTAAAAGTACATTGTTAACTGATTTTATTGCCGATTTTCGCGAAGCTTATCGCGAAGTTCAATCTTATTATCCCTTTGAAACTATTGCAATTGTAGTATTGCCTGATCATTTTCATATTATTATGCAGTTGCCTGAAGGCGATAGTCATTATTCCCGACGAATTGGTGTGATTAAAACAAATTTTTCGAGGCGTATAAAGAATCGAACGGATAAAACAGCAAGTCAATTAAAGAAGAGAGAAAAAGGTATTTGGCAAAGGCGGTTTTGGGAGCATTTGATCAGAGATGATTTGGATTTGAACAATCATATGGATTACATTTATTATAATCCGGTTAAACATGGATATGTAACGAAAGTTAGCGATTGGCAATATTCATCATTTCATCGTGATGTCAGACGCGGCATTTTTGATGAAGATTGGGGTGGAGATATTGGTAATGAAATTTTCCGTTTTGATTTTGAATAA
- the dapE gene encoding succinyl-diaminopimelate desuccinylase: protein MKHNIIELAQNLIRRPSVSPDDQGCQQMIAQRLEKLGFTIEWMPFNNTLNLWAKHGCGAPVIAFAGHTDVVPTGDKSQWVYPPFEAEIVDDMLYGRGAADMKGSLAAMVVAAEEYVKANPNHAGTIAFLITSDEEAAAKDGTVRVVETLMARGEKIDFCMVGEPSSSKTLGDIVKNGRRGSVTGNLYIEGVLGHVAYPHLAENPVHKALPFLQELTAYQWDNGNEFFPPTSLQIANIQAGTGSNNVIPGELYVQFNLRYCTEVTDEFIKNTVAEMLKKHGLAYRIEWNLSGKPFLTEPGKLVDAVVDSLESVAGVKPKLDTGGGTSDGRFIALMGAEVVELGPLNATIHKVDERVSVTDLVTLGAVYNQMLVNLLD from the coding sequence ATGAAACATAACATTATTGAATTGGCACAAAATTTAATTCGTCGTCCGTCGGTTTCGCCGGATGACCAAGGTTGTCAGCAAATGATTGCGCAACGGTTGGAAAAACTGGGTTTCACCATTGAATGGATGCCCTTTAACAATACGCTGAATTTGTGGGCGAAACATGGTTGCGGCGCACCTGTTATTGCTTTTGCAGGACATACGGATGTGGTGCCGACCGGCGATAAGAGCCAGTGGGTTTATCCGCCTTTTGAAGCCGAAATCGTGGACGATATGTTGTACGGACGCGGGGCGGCGGATATGAAAGGTTCGCTGGCGGCGATGGTCGTGGCGGCGGAAGAATACGTAAAAGCCAACCCGAATCACGCCGGTACGATTGCATTTTTGATTACTTCCGATGAAGAAGCGGCAGCCAAAGACGGCACGGTGCGCGTGGTGGAAACCCTGATGGCACGCGGAGAAAAGATTGATTTCTGTATGGTGGGCGAACCTTCCAGCTCGAAAACATTAGGCGACATCGTCAAAAACGGACGTCGCGGTTCCGTCACGGGTAATCTCTATATCGAAGGCGTTCTGGGACATGTGGCGTATCCCCATTTGGCGGAAAATCCGGTGCATAAAGCGTTGCCGTTTTTACAGGAGTTAACCGCCTACCAATGGGATAACGGTAATGAATTTTTTCCGCCCACCAGTTTGCAGATCGCCAATATTCAGGCGGGAACCGGTTCCAATAATGTGATTCCGGGCGAATTGTACGTGCAGTTTAATTTGCGTTATTGCACGGAAGTGACGGATGAGTTTATAAAAAATACCGTAGCGGAAATGTTGAAAAAACACGGCTTAGCATATCGTATCGAATGGAATTTATCCGGCAAACCGTTTCTCACCGAACCGGGAAAATTAGTGGATGCCGTGGTAGACAGCCTGGAATCCGTTGCGGGCGTTAAGCCTAAACTGGACACCGGCGGCGGCACGTCCGACGGACGCTTTATCGCCTTAATGGGAGCGGAAGTGGTGGAGCTCGGCCCGTTAAACGCTACCATTCATAAAGTGGACGAACGTGTCAGCGTAACGGATTTAGTCACGTTGGGCGCCGTTTATAATCAAATGCTGGTTAACCTTCTTGATTAA
- a CDS encoding M15 family metallopeptidase, protein MKLTPEQLTGKVRTHLVSLPCLYSPNHFLQAQTVRAFQALQKSAVENGFNLQPASSFRDFQRQQSIWNGKFNGERKVHDDYGNAINLTALSDWEKCQAILRWSALPGASRHHWGTEIDFWDPDLIPEEQSLQLEPWEYEQGGYFADLTAWLADNLAKFDFALPFMQSQKPLEVGREPWHLSYLPLAEQAKKQFNCEVLIAGWQNEEIGGKDCLITHLDEIFARFIV, encoded by the coding sequence ATGAAATTAACCCCCGAACAATTAACCGGTAAGGTTCGCACGCATTTAGTTTCGCTGCCTTGCCTTTATTCGCCGAATCATTTTCTGCAGGCACAAACGGTACGGGCATTTCAGGCATTGCAGAAAAGTGCGGTCGAAAACGGTTTTAATTTACAGCCCGCCAGCAGTTTTCGTGATTTTCAGCGACAGCAGTCGATTTGGAACGGAAAGTTTAACGGCGAACGCAAGGTGCATGATGATTACGGAAATGCGATAAATTTGACCGCACTTTCGGATTGGGAAAAGTGCCAGGCGATTTTGCGCTGGTCGGCATTGCCGGGCGCCAGCCGTCATCACTGGGGAACGGAAATCGATTTTTGGGATCCCGACTTGATTCCTGAAGAACAGTCGTTGCAACTTGAACCTTGGGAATACGAACAAGGCGGTTACTTTGCGGATTTAACCGCATGGCTGGCAGACAACTTGGCAAAATTCGATTTCGCTTTGCCGTTTATGCAATCGCAAAAGCCGCTCGAGGTGGGACGCGAGCCTTGGCATCTCAGTTATTTACCGCTGGCGGAACAAGCGAAAAAGCAGTTTAATTGTGAGGTGCTGATTGCCGGTTGGCAAAATGAAGAAATCGGCGGGAAAGATTGTTTAATTACGCATTTAGATGAGATTTTCGCACGCTTTATAGTATGA
- the yjgA gene encoding ribosome biogenesis factor YjgA has protein sequence MKKRGKKPELDWTDDEQEEIIWVSKSEIKRDAEELKKLGARLVELSQANLDKITLAETLLDAVNLARRSVKEAKRRQLQFIGKLLRSATEDEINHIRESLDKIANKHNQQQAMLHKLEQLRDELVVGDDEVLTKFYDEYPQADRQHLRNLVRAAKKEKEQNKAPKAYREIYQYLKDLILSD, from the coding sequence ATGAAAAAACGCGGCAAAAAGCCCGAATTGGATTGGACGGACGACGAACAGGAAGAAATCATTTGGGTGAGCAAAAGCGAAATTAAGCGCGACGCGGAAGAATTAAAAAAACTCGGTGCAAGATTAGTGGAACTCTCGCAAGCCAATTTAGACAAAATTACACTTGCTGAAACCTTGCTTGACGCGGTGAATTTAGCGCGCCGTTCGGTGAAAGAAGCGAAACGCCGTCAGTTGCAGTTTATCGGTAAATTACTACGTTCCGCGACAGAAGACGAAATTAATCATATTCGCGAAAGCCTGGATAAAATCGCGAACAAGCATAATCAGCAGCAAGCCATGCTGCATAAATTGGAACAATTGCGTGATGAATTGGTTGTCGGCGATGACGAGGTATTAACAAAATTTTACGATGAATATCCGCAGGCGGATCGCCAGCATTTACGCAATTTGGTGCGCGCAGCGAAAAAAGAAAAAGAACAAAATAAAGCACCGAAAGCATACCGTGAAATTTATCAATATTTAAAAGATTTGATTTTAAGCGATTAA
- the pmbA gene encoding metalloprotease PmbA: MKTEQNPTALLKAQEQELREAVSYAVEIATKAGATAEVAVTKVSGLSVSTRLREVENVEFNNDGALGISVYLGQQKGNASTSDLSREAIKNAVESALAIAKYTSPDDCAGLAPKELMAFDAPDLDLYHPSDVDVDAAAELALQAESAALDYDKRIVNSNGASFNSHQGVRVYGNSYGMLQSYLSSRYSVSCSVLGGADDELESDYEYTVSRKLDELESPGWVGRHAAEKTISHLKPQKIATQQCPVIFMNDVATGLIGHLAAAISGGSLYRKNSFLLDKLGQRILPAWFRVSERPHLIGRLASTPFDSEGVRTQAREIIENGVLQSYLLTSYSAKKMGMQTTGHAGGIHNWLVKPNSAGNLTALLRQMDTGLLVTDLMGQGVNMVTGDYSRGASGFWVENGEIQYPVSEITIAGNLSEMLENIVAVADDIEHRSNIQTGSILLENMKISGN, from the coding sequence ATGAAAACAGAACAAAATCCGACCGCACTTTTGAAGGCGCAGGAACAGGAATTGCGCGAGGCGGTGAGTTATGCCGTCGAAATCGCGACCAAAGCGGGTGCGACGGCGGAAGTCGCTGTCACAAAGGTGAGCGGTTTGTCCGTTTCCACCCGTTTGCGCGAAGTGGAAAATGTGGAATTTAATAATGACGGCGCGTTGGGTATTTCGGTGTATTTAGGGCAGCAAAAAGGGAATGCGTCCACTTCGGATTTAAGCCGCGAAGCCATTAAAAATGCGGTGGAATCCGCTTTGGCGATTGCGAAATATACGTCCCCCGACGATTGCGCGGGTTTGGCGCCGAAAGAACTGATGGCATTCGACGCACCGGATTTGGATTTATACCACCCGTCGGACGTGGATGTGGATGCCGCGGCGGAACTGGCTTTACAGGCGGAATCCGCCGCCTTGGATTACGACAAGCGTATTGTGAACAGCAACGGTGCGTCGTTTAATTCTCATCAGGGAGTGCGCGTATACGGTAATAGTTACGGTATGTTACAAAGTTATTTGTCCAGCCGTTATTCCGTTTCCTGCTCCGTATTGGGCGGTGCGGATGACGAATTGGAAAGCGATTACGAATACACGGTTTCCCGCAAACTTGACGAACTGGAAAGTCCGGGATGGGTGGGACGACACGCGGCAGAAAAAACTATTTCCCATCTGAAACCGCAAAAAATCGCTACACAGCAATGTCCGGTGATTTTTATGAACGATGTGGCGACGGGATTAATCGGGCATTTGGCGGCGGCAATCAGCGGTGGCAGTTTATATCGAAAAAACAGTTTTCTGCTCGATAAATTAGGACAACGAATTCTGCCCGCCTGGTTCCGAGTCAGCGAACGTCCGCATTTAATCGGCCGATTGGCGTCTACGCCGTTTGACAGCGAAGGGGTTCGCACCCAAGCTCGCGAGATTATCGAAAACGGCGTGTTGCAAAGCTATTTACTTACCAGTTACAGCGCGAAAAAAATGGGTATGCAAACCACAGGACATGCCGGCGGCATTCATAACTGGTTGGTGAAACCGAATTCAGCGGGAAATTTGACCGCACTTTTGCGCCAAATGGACACCGGTTTGCTGGTGACGGATTTGATGGGACAGGGCGTGAATATGGTGACGGGCGATTACAGCCGCGGCGCATCGGGTTTTTGGGTGGAAAACGGTGAAATTCAATATCCGGTGTCGGAAATTACCATTGCCGGTAATCTGTCTGAAATGTTGGAAAATATCGTTGCGGTGGCGGACGATATAGAACATCGCTCCAATATTCAAACCGGTTCTATTCTGTTGGAAAATATGAAGATTTCAGGGAATTAA
- the hpt gene encoding hypoxanthine phosphoribosyltransferase has translation MKKHHVDVLISEREVRSRIESLGEEITAFYQQKQIDKLIVVGLLRGSFIFMADLVRELKLPVEVEFMTTASYGTGMTSNHDVKISQDLSGDIKGEHVLIVEDIIDTGYTLDKVHAILALRDPASLSICTLLDKPSRREVSVPVKWVGFEIPDEFVVGYGIDYAQRYRNLGFIGKVVLE, from the coding sequence ATGAAAAAGCATCATGTGGATGTGCTGATTTCCGAGCGGGAAGTGCGCTCGAGAATTGAATCGTTAGGCGAAGAAATTACGGCATTTTACCAACAAAAACAAATTGATAAACTGATTGTTGTCGGTTTGTTGCGCGGTTCGTTTATATTTATGGCGGATTTGGTGCGGGAATTGAAATTACCGGTGGAAGTGGAATTTATGACAACCGCCAGTTACGGCACAGGTATGACTTCAAACCACGATGTAAAAATCAGTCAGGATTTAAGCGGCGACATTAAAGGCGAACACGTGTTGATAGTGGAAGACATTATCGATACCGGTTACACGCTGGATAAAGTACATGCCATTTTAGCCCTGCGCGACCCCGCCAGTCTTTCCATCTGCACTCTGCTTGATAAACCTTCCCGCCGAGAAGTTTCCGTTCCCGTAAAGTGGGTCGGTTTTGAAATTCCTGATGAATTTGTGGTCGGTTACGGCATTGATTATGCACAACGTTATCGTAATTTAGGGTTTATCGGGAAAGTGGTGTTGGAATGA
- a CDS encoding RNA-binding domain-containing protein translates to MKKDELLEILRNGENSIIEFKRDDIRPEQLAKEIVAMANFMGGKILLGVEDDGSISGIQRKNLEEWVINVFQNKVHPIILPFYETVDIDGKKIAVIEFPAGISKPYVMKHNGKEEIYIRLGSSSRLATREQQARLFQLGGMLHAEIMPVPNTSMDSLDFARLENYLSVVLRDPEVPLTKDEWKNRLLNLGFITESNDTIYCTIAGLVLFGKSPHRQLRQSGLRLMVFDSKDKVYQAKLDTLLDSAIVGRIDTDKTIIEKGLIEKALELLAPFISEESDSIDENARRVKKWLYPWEALREVLANAVAHRDWTRFIEIDVIVYSDRLEVISPGILPNSMTIEKMKAGQRSPRNTIIMEVMKDYGYVDSRGMGVRTKIVPLVREASGKDPDFILTEDYLKTVFYKR, encoded by the coding sequence ATGAAGAAAGATGAATTATTAGAAATTTTACGTAACGGTGAAAATTCGATTATTGAATTTAAACGCGATGATATCCGTCCGGAGCAATTGGCAAAAGAAATAGTTGCGATGGCGAATTTTATGGGTGGAAAAATTTTGCTCGGCGTAGAAGATGACGGTTCTATTTCGGGAATTCAACGCAAAAATTTAGAAGAATGGGTGATAAATGTATTTCAAAATAAAGTTCATCCGATCATTCTTCCATTTTATGAAACAGTAGACATTGATGGGAAGAAAATTGCAGTTATTGAATTTCCAGCCGGAATTTCTAAACCCTATGTCATGAAACATAACGGTAAAGAAGAAATTTATATTCGATTAGGGAGTTCATCTCGTCTTGCTACAAGAGAGCAGCAAGCGCGATTATTTCAGCTTGGAGGAATGTTGCATGCTGAAATAATGCCGGTTCCTAATACAAGTATGGATTCCCTTGATTTTGCCCGTTTAGAAAATTATCTTTCGGTGGTTTTGCGAGACCCTGAAGTGCCGCTCACGAAAGATGAGTGGAAAAATCGGTTATTAAATTTAGGGTTTATCACGGAATCTAACGATACTATCTATTGTACTATTGCAGGATTGGTGTTATTTGGAAAATCGCCTCATCGCCAATTACGGCAATCCGGATTACGTTTAATGGTTTTTGATAGCAAGGATAAAGTCTATCAAGCTAAATTAGATACATTATTAGATAGCGCAATTGTCGGGCGGATTGATACTGATAAAACAATTATTGAGAAAGGTCTTATTGAGAAGGCGCTTGAGTTATTAGCGCCCTTCATTTCCGAAGAGTCCGACTCCATTGATGAAAATGCGCGACGGGTTAAAAAATGGTTATATCCTTGGGAAGCGCTTCGAGAAGTGCTGGCTAATGCTGTCGCACATAGAGACTGGACAAGGTTTATTGAGATTGACGTCATTGTTTATTCTGATCGGCTAGAGGTGATTAGCCCGGGTATTTTGCCCAATTCGATGACGATTGAAAAAATGAAAGCCGGGCAGCGTTCGCCCCGGAATACGATTATTATGGAAGTGATGAAAGATTACGGCTATGTGGATTCCCGCGGCATGGGAGTGCGAACCAAGATTGTACCGTTAGTCAGAGAAGCCAGCGGTAAAGATCCGGACTTCATTCTGACGGAAGACTATTTAAAAACGGTGTTTTATAAACGTTAA